Proteins from one Alloyangia pacifica genomic window:
- a CDS encoding PQQ-dependent catabolism-associated beta-propeller protein: MRPSSIPSLLIRAAFLAAVAGPVCAQSGREEGAATGMAIVSDERGDTLSILSPGLKLVRTIETCARPRGVHFSADHASFYVGCADDDTIAIYDTASLELTGRIRGVPAPETFDLHPDGRRLIVSNEEDATASVIDIETGELLAEYLTGEEPEGVQVTPDGRLVFVASEAANLVHVIDLEAEAVIADILVDTRPRRFALTPDGKELWVSAELAGIVDIIDVETLKLVGDVPFLPTGFRAEQVTPVDLEISADGQRAYVALGRANHVAVVDVPKRKVIDYILVGSRAWGLALTADQSRLYVANGLSDDVTVIDTRSLRALTSIPVGRVPYDILIDDR, translated from the coding sequence ATGCGCCCGAGTTCGATCCCCAGTTTGCTCATTCGGGCCGCGTTCCTCGCCGCGGTGGCGGGGCCGGTCTGCGCCCAGTCGGGAAGGGAAGAAGGCGCGGCGACGGGCATGGCAATTGTCTCGGACGAGCGCGGCGACACGCTGAGCATTCTCTCGCCCGGCCTGAAACTGGTGCGCACCATCGAGACCTGTGCCCGCCCGCGCGGCGTGCATTTCAGCGCCGATCATGCGTCGTTCTACGTGGGCTGCGCCGATGACGACACGATCGCCATCTACGACACCGCCTCGCTCGAGCTCACCGGGCGCATCCGCGGCGTCCCCGCCCCCGAGACCTTCGATCTGCACCCCGACGGGCGGCGGCTGATCGTGTCGAACGAGGAGGACGCCACGGCCTCGGTCATCGACATCGAGACCGGCGAGCTTTTGGCGGAATATCTCACCGGCGAGGAGCCCGAGGGGGTGCAGGTTACCCCCGACGGGCGGCTCGTCTTCGTCGCCTCCGAGGCCGCCAATCTCGTGCATGTGATCGATCTGGAGGCGGAGGCAGTGATCGCCGACATCCTCGTCGACACGCGGCCCCGCCGTTTCGCGCTGACCCCCGATGGCAAGGAACTCTGGGTCTCGGCGGAGCTTGCCGGCATCGTCGACATCATCGACGTCGAGACGCTGAAGCTGGTCGGCGACGTTCCCTTCCTGCCCACGGGGTTCCGCGCCGAGCAGGTGACGCCGGTGGATCTCGAGATCTCTGCCGACGGGCAGCGCGCTTACGTGGCGCTCGGGCGGGCCAATCACGTGGCGGTGGTGGACGTGCCGAAGCGCAAGGTGATCGACTACATCCTGGTCGGCAGCCGTGCCTGGGGGCTGGCGCTGACCGCGGACCAGTCGCGGCTCTACGTGGCCAATGGCCTGTCGGACGATGTCACGGTGATCGACACCCGCAGCCTCCGGGCGCTGACCTCGATCCCGGTCGGCCGCGTGCCCTATGACATTCTCATCGATGATCGCTAG
- a CDS encoding pyrroloquinoline quinone-dependent dehydrogenase, with protein sequence MRDWSTLAASCLAALIASGSAHAQDETSASTLYGDLQSVTQSMLSRAAGDGNNFLHTNGNYAQTRYYPASQINTGNVRSLRPAWIFQTDIVDSMETSPIVVNGVMYITTAFNEVYALDARTGAQIWHHKHSMGPVTTYCCGPNNRGVAVAGDKVFMGTLDAKLVALDAKTGKQLWETQIADAELGYSETMAPSVVENMVLIGTNGGEYGIRGFVKAFDTETGELIWTFNTVPEDSVGVWATHDATGRDMHRDIEAEKAALESMGDPYETLGGGVWQNPAVDLAERRIYFVVGNPSPDLDGSLRPGDNLYTDSLVSVNLDTGEYICHFQYIAHDVWDLDAVSPPIITTVRDDAGNEVKGILHGGKTGHVYVHKADDCSLIRFSEAMVPQEDMWTLPTAEGARMLPGANGGVEWSPMAIDPDLHLTYAINLHQPMTYTVRSTPYPEGKIWLGGSFDVIPDEAQWGNITAVDYNTGDIAWQVRTAEPMIGGVLATAGGLVFTGEGNGLFKAYDSSNGGELWRFQAGAGVNAPPSSYTVEGQQYIVVAAGGNSQLNYKRGNNIIAFTLAD encoded by the coding sequence ATGCGTGATTGGTCGACACTCGCCGCCAGTTGCCTGGCGGCGCTGATTGCCTCTGGCTCCGCACATGCTCAAGACGAAACCTCGGCGAGCACACTTTACGGCGACTTGCAGTCGGTGACGCAAAGCATGCTTTCGAGGGCCGCGGGCGACGGCAACAACTTTCTGCACACCAACGGCAACTACGCGCAGACGCGCTACTACCCCGCAAGCCAGATCAATACCGGCAATGTCCGGAGCCTGCGCCCGGCGTGGATTTTCCAGACCGACATCGTCGATTCGATGGAAACCTCGCCGATCGTGGTGAACGGGGTGATGTACATCACCACCGCCTTCAACGAGGTCTACGCGCTCGACGCGCGGACCGGGGCGCAGATCTGGCACCACAAGCACTCGATGGGCCCGGTCACCACCTATTGTTGCGGGCCCAACAACCGCGGCGTGGCGGTCGCCGGCGACAAGGTCTTCATGGGCACGCTGGATGCCAAGCTGGTGGCGCTCGACGCCAAGACCGGCAAGCAGCTCTGGGAGACGCAGATCGCCGACGCCGAGCTCGGCTATTCCGAGACCATGGCGCCCTCTGTGGTCGAGAACATGGTGCTGATCGGCACGAACGGCGGCGAATACGGCATCCGCGGCTTCGTGAAGGCCTTCGACACCGAAACCGGAGAGCTGATCTGGACCTTCAACACCGTGCCCGAAGATTCGGTAGGGGTCTGGGCGACGCATGACGCCACCGGCCGCGACATGCACCGCGACATCGAGGCCGAGAAAGCCGCGCTCGAAAGCATGGGCGATCCCTACGAGACGCTGGGCGGCGGCGTCTGGCAGAACCCTGCGGTCGATCTCGCCGAACGGCGCATCTACTTCGTGGTGGGCAATCCGTCGCCCGACCTCGACGGCAGCCTGCGCCCGGGCGACAACCTCTATACCGACAGTCTCGTGTCGGTGAATCTCGATACCGGCGAGTACATCTGCCACTTCCAGTACATCGCGCATGACGTCTGGGACCTCGACGCGGTCTCGCCGCCGATCATCACCACGGTGAGGGATGACGCGGGCAACGAGGTGAAGGGTATCCTGCATGGCGGCAAGACCGGCCATGTCTACGTGCACAAGGCCGACGATTGCTCGCTGATCCGCTTCTCCGAGGCGATGGTCCCGCAAGAAGACATGTGGACCCTGCCCACCGCCGAGGGGGCGCGGATGCTGCCCGGCGCCAATGGCGGCGTCGAGTGGTCGCCCATGGCAATCGATCCCGACCTGCATCTGACCTACGCGATCAACCTGCACCAGCCGATGACCTACACGGTGCGCTCAACCCCCTACCCCGAGGGCAAGATCTGGCTCGGCGGCTCCTTCGACGTGATCCCCGACGAAGCGCAATGGGGCAATATCACCGCGGTCGACTACAACACCGGCGACATCGCCTGGCAGGTGCGCACCGCCGAGCCGATGATCGGCGGGGTGCTGGCCACCGCCGGCGGGCTCGTGTTCACCGGCGAGGGCAACGGGCTCTTCAAGGCGTATGACAGCTCCAATGGCGGCGAGCTCTGGCGCTTCCAGGCCGGGGCGGGCGTCAATGCCCCACCATCGAGCTACACGGTCGAGGGTCAGCAGTACATCGTCGTCGCCGCGGGCGGGAACTCCCAGCTCAACTACAAGCGCGGCAACAACATCATCGCCTTCACGCTTGCCGACTGA
- a CDS encoding c-type cytochrome: MTLRSARLLVLLAATALAPPASAKDGFVLDDEVAICTGCHGEDGVPVDPDYPAIWGQQYFYIYTQLRDYAAGRRENEIMTGIAADYDKDQAKQLAEHFAAQTWPAIPSQAQDGDEALANTAFTAGQCSACHGKWQGDSRIPRLAGQQAGYLSKTMHDFKNEVRMNAPDMTNLMKQYDAPTIEAMSRYLASLVIR; encoded by the coding sequence ATGACATTGCGCTCCGCCCGGTTGCTCGTGCTCCTGGCCGCCACGGCTCTCGCCCCCCCCGCCAGCGCCAAGGACGGCTTCGTGCTCGACGACGAGGTGGCGATCTGCACCGGCTGCCATGGCGAGGACGGCGTCCCGGTCGACCCGGACTACCCGGCGATCTGGGGCCAGCAGTATTTCTACATCTACACCCAGCTGCGCGATTACGCTGCCGGGCGCCGCGAGAACGAGATCATGACCGGGATCGCCGCCGATTACGACAAGGACCAGGCCAAGCAGCTCGCCGAGCATTTTGCCGCCCAGACCTGGCCCGCGATCCCCTCGCAGGCCCAGGACGGCGACGAGGCGCTCGCAAACACGGCCTTCACCGCCGGCCAATGCAGCGCCTGTCACGGCAAGTGGCAGGGCGACAGCCGCATTCCCCGGCTGGCCGGTCAGCAGGCGGGCTACCTGTCGAAGACCATGCACGACTTCAAGAACGAGGTGCGGATGAATGCGCCCGACATGACCAACCTCATGAAGCAATACGACGCGCCGACGATCGAGGCGATGTCGCGCTACCTCGCCAGCCTCGTGATCCGCTAG
- a CDS encoding ankyrin repeat domain-containing protein: MRRAAGLGLVLLALGGGGALAQPAAPVCSALETRLSQSRAALEGRVLNEALFEAAALDCPETARRLLEQGASVEARNRVGGTPLNIAAARGAREIAAELLARGAQIDHATLGGVTPLLGAVQEGRRRMVAQLIEAGADVNLASREGVTPVMAAAFDGDARMLSMLLDAGGDPKAEDRRGKGALTYAAGRAFAGIVAALLEAGAEADRVWGHDLTALMWAAGHANDAPAPDGVETARVLLAAGARIDRQDDRGRTALMIAAERGHAQMVAFLLDAGADPERRDGQGKRAADLAAGSEIAALLGR; this comes from the coding sequence ATGAGGCGGGCGGCGGGGCTGGGGCTCGTGCTGCTGGCGCTGGGTGGAGGCGGGGCCCTTGCCCAGCCCGCCGCGCCGGTCTGCAGCGCGCTCGAGACCCGCCTGTCGCAATCCCGCGCCGCGCTCGAGGGGCGCGTTCTGAACGAGGCGCTGTTCGAGGCGGCGGCGCTCGACTGTCCCGAGACCGCGCGGCGCCTTCTGGAGCAGGGTGCCTCGGTCGAGGCGCGCAACAGGGTCGGCGGAACCCCCCTCAACATCGCCGCGGCGCGCGGCGCGCGCGAGATCGCGGCGGAGCTGCTGGCGCGGGGGGCGCAGATCGACCATGCCACCCTCGGCGGCGTCACGCCCCTGCTCGGCGCCGTGCAGGAGGGGCGGCGGCGCATGGTGGCGCAGCTCATCGAGGCCGGGGCGGACGTGAACCTTGCCAGCCGCGAGGGGGTGACGCCGGTGATGGCGGCGGCCTTCGATGGCGATGCACGGATGCTTTCGATGCTGCTCGACGCCGGGGGCGATCCAAAGGCCGAGGACCGTCGCGGCAAGGGGGCGCTGACCTATGCGGCCGGACGGGCCTTTGCCGGCATTGTCGCGGCGCTTCTGGAAGCGGGGGCCGAGGCCGACCGGGTGTGGGGCCACGATCTGACCGCGCTGATGTGGGCGGCAGGCCATGCCAATGACGCGCCTGCGCCGGACGGGGTCGAGACCGCGCGGGTTCTGCTGGCGGCGGGCGCGCGGATCGACCGGCAGGACGACCGGGGGCGCACCGCGCTGATGATCGCCGCCGAGCGCGGCCATGCGCAGATGGTGGCTTTCCTGCTGGACGCGGGGGCCGACCCCGAGCGGCGCGACGGGCAGGGCAAGCGCGCGGCCGACCTTGCCGCCGGGAGCGAGATCGCCGCCCTGCTCGGGCGCTGA
- a CDS encoding ABC transporter ATP-binding protein, producing MSPNIRPEDGRVVPLHPKLADPGAVRVEIRSKRFGGTEVLRNVHFTVSRGETVALLGPSGIGKSTLLRIVAGLDPEFEGEITRPTHMAMVFQEPTLMPWRSALQNLTLVHPELSEGDARAALDRVGLKGRHDAYPRSLSLGQQRRLALARAFAGRLDMLVMDEPFVSLDPELAEAMLALTEELITELRPAVLFVTHARIEAERLASRILHLQGQPATLTPHLV from the coding sequence ATGAGCCCGAACATCCGACCCGAGGACGGGCGCGTCGTGCCTCTGCACCCCAAGCTCGCGGACCCGGGTGCGGTGCGCGTCGAGATTCGCTCGAAGCGTTTCGGCGGGACCGAGGTGCTGCGCAACGTGCATTTCACCGTCTCGCGCGGCGAGACCGTGGCGCTGCTGGGACCGTCGGGCATCGGCAAGTCGACCCTGCTGCGCATTGTCGCCGGGCTCGACCCCGAGTTCGAGGGCGAGATCACCCGCCCCACGCATATGGCCATGGTCTTCCAGGAGCCGACGCTGATGCCGTGGCGCAGCGCCCTGCAGAACCTGACGCTGGTGCACCCCGAGCTGAGCGAGGGGGATGCCCGCGCGGCGCTCGACCGGGTCGGGCTGAAGGGGCGCCACGATGCCTACCCGCGCAGCCTTTCGCTCGGGCAGCAGCGTCGCCTCGCGCTGGCGCGGGCCTTTGCCGGGCGGCTGGACATGCTGGTGATGGACGAACCCTTCGTCTCGCTCGATCCCGAGCTTGCCGAAGCGATGCTGGCGCTGACAGAGGAGCTGATCACCGAGCTGCGCCCGGCGGTGCTCTTTGTCACCCACGCCCGCATCGAAGCCGAACGATTGGCCAGCCGCATCCTGCACCTGCAGGGTCAGCCCGCCACACTGACCCCGCATCTGGTCTGA
- a CDS encoding ABC transporter substrate-binding protein, with protein MKGFLTALVLGCAAALPAAAQDLPVVRAAVLKIGTVNWELETITANGFDTAHGFKLEMVPYADNGATRIAVEGGEADMAVADWIWVARQRAEGKDYVVIPYSRAVGGLLVPGGSDAETLADLRGGKIGIAGGPLDKSWLILRAYARQEFGMDLKAETEQVFGAPPLIFKSGLSGDYAGAINFWHYLAKMKAAGMRELISVERAAEALGLDPDVPLLGYYFKQDFLAGHEGLAQAFYEASRDAKALLAEDATSWEALRPQMNASSDAQFEQLRGDWLAGVPQRGPVDAAAADQLLSLMAELGGAELVGQADHVPDGLFAEVQ; from the coding sequence ATGAAGGGATTTCTGACCGCGCTGGTGCTGGGCTGTGCCGCCGCGCTTCCGGCCGCCGCGCAGGACCTGCCGGTTGTCCGCGCCGCGGTGCTGAAAATCGGCACGGTGAACTGGGAGCTCGAGACGATCACCGCGAACGGCTTCGACACCGCGCATGGCTTCAAGCTCGAGATGGTGCCCTATGCCGACAATGGCGCCACCCGCATCGCGGTCGAGGGCGGCGAGGCCGACATGGCGGTGGCCGACTGGATCTGGGTCGCCCGCCAGCGCGCCGAGGGCAAGGACTACGTGGTGATCCCCTATTCCCGCGCGGTGGGCGGGCTGCTCGTGCCGGGCGGCTCGGACGCCGAGACGCTGGCCGATCTGAGGGGCGGCAAGATCGGCATTGCCGGCGGGCCGCTCGACAAGTCGTGGCTGATCCTGCGCGCCTACGCGCGCCAGGAGTTCGGCATGGACCTGAAGGCCGAGACCGAGCAGGTCTTCGGCGCGCCGCCGCTGATCTTCAAGTCCGGGCTCTCTGGGGACTACGCCGGGGCGATCAACTTTTGGCACTACCTTGCCAAGATGAAGGCGGCGGGGATGCGCGAGCTGATCTCGGTGGAGCGTGCCGCAGAGGCGCTGGGGCTCGATCCCGACGTGCCGCTGCTGGGGTATTACTTCAAGCAGGACTTCCTTGCCGGCCACGAGGGGCTGGCGCAGGCCTTCTACGAGGCGAGCCGCGACGCCAAGGCGCTGTTGGCCGAGGATGCAACCTCCTGGGAGGCGCTGCGCCCGCAGATGAACGCTTCGAGCGACGCGCAGTTCGAGCAGCTTCGCGGCGACTGGCTGGCCGGGGTGCCGCAGCGCGGGCCGGTGGATGCCGCGGCGGCGGACCAGCTCTTGTCGCTGATGGCCGAGCTTGGCGGTGCCGAGTTGGTGGGGCAGGCGGACCACGTGCCGGACGGGCTCTTCGCGGAGGTGCAATGA
- a CDS encoding YVTN family beta-propeller repeat protein yields the protein MKSLMLSTALCLAASGALAGKAFVSNERGNTITVLDTESWEVITEFEGGNRPRGITLSPDGKLLYVCASDDDTVRVFDTETYEELYTLPSGPDPELFVLDRSGSPLYIANEDDNLVTVTDTQTHTILAEVPVGVEPEGMAISPDHKWVVNTSETTNMAHFISTEDYKIKHNILVDQRPRYAEYTADGTRLFVSAEIGGTVSVIDIAEDGTPTLKQKIGFEVPGVLPEWLQPVGIRATSDGSRIFVALGPANRVAVIDGTSLEVVDYIMVGQRVWQMAFTPGEEFLVTTNGNSNDITVIDVAAEKAIKSVQVGQQPWGVAITPN from the coding sequence ATGAAATCTCTCATGCTCTCCACCGCGCTCTGCCTTGCCGCTTCGGGCGCTCTGGCCGGAAAGGCCTTTGTCTCGAACGAGCGCGGCAATACGATCACCGTGCTCGACACCGAAAGCTGGGAGGTGATCACCGAGTTCGAGGGCGGCAACCGCCCGCGCGGCATCACCCTCTCGCCCGACGGCAAGCTGCTGTATGTCTGCGCCTCGGATGACGACACGGTGCGGGTTTTCGATACCGAGACCTACGAGGAGCTTTATACGCTGCCCTCCGGGCCGGACCCGGAGCTCTTCGTGCTCGATCGCTCGGGCAGCCCGCTCTACATCGCCAATGAGGATGACAACCTCGTCACGGTGACCGACACGCAGACCCATACCATCCTTGCCGAGGTGCCGGTGGGGGTCGAGCCCGAGGGGATGGCGATCTCGCCCGACCACAAGTGGGTGGTGAACACCTCGGAAACCACGAACATGGCGCATTTCATCTCGACCGAGGATTACAAGATCAAGCACAATATCCTCGTCGACCAGCGCCCGCGCTACGCTGAATACACCGCCGACGGCACGCGGCTTTTCGTCAGCGCCGAGATCGGCGGCACGGTCAGCGTCATCGATATCGCCGAAGACGGCACGCCGACGCTGAAGCAGAAGATCGGCTTCGAGGTGCCCGGCGTGCTGCCCGAGTGGCTGCAGCCGGTGGGGATCAGGGCGACTTCGGACGGCAGCCGCATCTTCGTGGCATTGGGGCCTGCCAACCGCGTGGCGGTGATTGACGGGACAAGCCTCGAGGTTGTGGACTATATCATGGTGGGGCAGCGGGTCTGGCAAATGGCCTTTACCCCCGGCGAGGAGTTCCTGGTGACCACCAACGGCAATTCCAACGACATCACGGTGATCGACGTGGCCGCGGAAAAGGCGATCAAGTCGGTCCAGGTGGGGCAGCAGCCCTGGGGCGTGGCGATCACGCCGAACTGA
- a CDS encoding ABC transporter substrate-binding protein: MEENVPKSFVPLLAAAALGVAACLAAPAARAVEVRAGVLRVDYPALLPISRYDARPEDLDFAGAVLADEDNATTGAFLGHTYETESAATPPEGALAALDEMLAKGIRYVVVDAQAGDLLALADRAAELGALVLNASAPDMALRGAECRANLLHIAPSFAMKADAIAQFAVWKKWPRWLLVSGSNPEDRALAEAYRRAATKFGAKIVEEREFEDTGGARRTDTGHAMVQRQLPTFLQRTKEHDLVIAADATDYFAAYLPYHLWTPRPVMGSAGLRPVTMHGAHEAWGATQFQTRFEKLARRHVTEEDYNTWLALRVLGEAVTRTGSNDPAELEEYILSDAFELAAFKGQKVTFRDWNGQLRQPILLYDDRITVSVSPQEGFLHQVSPLDTLGLDRPESGCTAFQ, translated from the coding sequence ATGGAGGAGAACGTGCCGAAGAGTTTTGTCCCGCTGCTGGCCGCGGCTGCGCTTGGCGTCGCCGCCTGTCTGGCCGCCCCGGCGGCCCGGGCGGTGGAAGTCCGCGCGGGCGTGCTGCGGGTGGATTACCCAGCGCTGCTGCCGATCTCGCGCTACGACGCCCGGCCCGAGGATCTCGATTTTGCCGGGGCGGTGCTGGCGGACGAGGACAATGCGACCACCGGCGCCTTCCTGGGCCACACCTACGAGACCGAAAGCGCCGCCACCCCGCCCGAGGGGGCCTTGGCGGCGCTCGACGAGATGCTGGCGAAGGGCATCCGTTACGTGGTGGTGGATGCGCAGGCCGGCGACTTGCTGGCGCTCGCCGATCGCGCGGCGGAGTTGGGGGCGCTGGTGCTCAATGCCTCGGCGCCCGACATGGCGCTGCGCGGCGCCGAGTGCCGGGCGAACCTGCTGCACATCGCGCCGTCCTTTGCGATGAAGGCCGACGCCATCGCGCAATTCGCCGTCTGGAAGAAATGGCCGCGCTGGCTGCTGGTGAGCGGCTCCAACCCCGAGGACAGGGCGCTGGCCGAGGCCTATCGCCGCGCCGCCACGAAGTTCGGCGCCAAGATCGTCGAGGAGCGCGAGTTCGAGGACACCGGCGGGGCGCGGCGCACCGACACCGGTCATGCGATGGTGCAGCGCCAGCTGCCGACCTTCCTGCAGCGCACCAAGGAGCATGACCTCGTCATCGCCGCCGACGCCACCGATTATTTCGCCGCCTACCTGCCCTATCACCTCTGGACACCGCGCCCGGTCATGGGCAGCGCCGGTCTGCGCCCCGTGACCATGCACGGCGCGCATGAGGCCTGGGGCGCGACGCAGTTCCAGACCCGCTTCGAGAAGCTCGCCCGCCGCCATGTGACCGAAGAGGATTACAACACCTGGCTGGCGCTGCGCGTGCTCGGCGAGGCGGTGACCCGCACCGGCAGCAACGATCCCGCCGAGCTGGAGGAGTATATCCTGTCGGACGCCTTTGAGCTGGCCGCCTTCAAGGGGCAGAAGGTGACCTTCCGCGACTGGAACGGCCAGCTGCGCCAGCCGATCCTGCTCTATGACGACCGCATCACCGTCAGCGTCAGCCCGCAAGAGGGCTTCCTGCACCAGGTCTCGCCGCTCGACACGCTGGGGCTCGACCGTCCCGAGTCGGGCTGCACGGCCTTCCAATGA
- a CDS encoding DUF3280 domain-containing protein: protein MLTRPLLLVLMLCSPAVAGEKVAFFGITFLDSSLQTAELGQDPAELARITLLEEMVRARFADEGYDLLDLGPVAEELDRIVNPAKCYGCDTRMATKLGADYALVGEVQKVSNLILSMNLQLRDVESGQTVKGRVVDIRSNTDESWRRGMDYILRTGIFREETK from the coding sequence ATGCTTACCCGCCCCCTCCTGCTCGTGCTGATGCTCTGCTCCCCCGCCGTCGCGGGCGAGAAGGTGGCTTTCTTCGGCATCACCTTCCTCGACAGCTCGCTGCAGACCGCCGAGCTTGGCCAGGACCCGGCCGAGCTGGCCCGCATCACCCTGCTCGAGGAGATGGTGCGCGCGCGGTTCGCCGACGAAGGCTACGATCTGCTGGACCTCGGCCCCGTCGCCGAGGAGCTGGACCGCATCGTCAACCCCGCCAAGTGCTACGGCTGCGACACCCGCATGGCCACCAAGCTCGGGGCCGATTACGCACTCGTCGGAGAGGTTCAGAAAGTCTCGAACCTGATCCTGTCGATGAACCTGCAACTGCGCGACGTGGAAAGCGGCCAGACGGTCAAGGGACGGGTCGTCGATATCCGCTCGAACACGGATGAAAGCTGGCGCCGGGGCATGGACTACATCCTGCGCACGGGGATTTTTAGGGAGGAGACCAAATGA
- a CDS encoding SRPBCC family protein: protein MKRRNLLLAGAALALMPAAAMAHGPTRQKVTVTADVAAEPAEVWEAIGDFQDMSWHPAVVSQEGTGGNEIDATRALYLSDQGASGPRIDEVLYKYSAEKMSYSYRITDVAVEVLPVTNYSSHLTVLPREGGGSTVEWRGAFYRGYPNNDPPPELNDEAAIAAVTGVYKAGLDALVERFGAPGS from the coding sequence ATGAAAAGACGCAACCTGCTGCTCGCGGGGGCCGCGCTGGCGCTGATGCCCGCCGCGGCCATGGCGCACGGGCCAACCCGGCAGAAGGTCACGGTGACCGCCGATGTCGCCGCCGAACCCGCCGAGGTCTGGGAAGCGATCGGCGATTTCCAGGACATGAGTTGGCACCCCGCCGTGGTCTCGCAGGAGGGCACCGGCGGCAACGAGATCGACGCCACGCGCGCGCTCTATCTGTCGGACCAGGGCGCCTCGGGGCCGAGGATCGACGAGGTGCTCTACAAGTACAGCGCCGAGAAGATGTCCTACAGCTACCGGATCACCGATGTCGCGGTCGAGGTGCTGCCGGTGACCAACTACTCCTCGCATCTGACGGTGCTCCCGCGCGAAGGTGGCGGCTCCACGGTCGAATGGCGCGGCGCCTTCTACCGCGGCTATCCCAACAACGACCCGCCCCCCGAGCTGAACGACGAGGCCGCCATCGCCGCGGTCACCGGCGTCTACAAGGCCGGGCTCGATGCGCTGGTCGAGCGGTTCGGTGCGCCGGGCTCCTGA
- a CDS encoding YncE family protein gives MRWSSGSVRRAPELALAALLTVAAGSAAADLAFVTCQNGDALSVLDLETGAETVRWSVPGKPAGVVVGPDGTVYTVAPDARTVRRHGPGGTVLAEAVLDGGPMGAALDADRSRLYVSDWYNARLWVLEAETLKVITELPAGAAPAGLALSPDGALLAAAERDADRVSVYDAETMTLARRVPVGTRPFGLGFAPDGRLFVGNVGSNDVTVIDPTSGARLATLAVGDRPYGVAFAAGRAFVSNQYAGTVSVIALDTLEPLAELAVGDYPEGIAATSDGRIAVANWFDNTLSLIDARSLEVVAELDTADGPRAFGAFILATGD, from the coding sequence ATGCGCTGGTCGAGCGGTTCGGTGCGCCGGGCTCCTGAGCTGGCGCTCGCCGCGCTGCTGACCGTCGCCGCGGGTTCCGCAGCGGCGGACCTTGCCTTCGTGACCTGCCAGAACGGCGATGCGCTCTCGGTGCTCGACCTCGAGACCGGCGCCGAGACCGTCCGCTGGAGCGTTCCCGGCAAGCCCGCGGGAGTGGTGGTGGGCCCGGACGGCACGGTCTACACCGTGGCCCCGGACGCCAGGACCGTGCGCCGCCATGGGCCAGGGGGCACGGTGCTGGCCGAGGCGGTGCTGGACGGCGGCCCGATGGGCGCCGCGCTGGACGCGGATCGGTCGCGCCTTTACGTGTCAGACTGGTACAACGCCCGGCTCTGGGTGCTTGAGGCCGAAACGCTGAAGGTCATCACCGAGCTGCCCGCCGGCGCCGCCCCCGCCGGGCTGGCGCTGTCGCCCGACGGCGCGCTGCTCGCCGCCGCCGAGCGCGATGCCGACCGGGTGAGCGTCTATGATGCCGAAACCATGACGCTTGCCCGCAGGGTGCCGGTGGGCACGCGGCCTTTCGGGCTTGGCTTCGCCCCCGACGGGCGGCTTTTCGTCGGCAATGTCGGCAGCAACGATGTGACGGTGATCGACCCCACCTCGGGGGCGCGGCTGGCGACCCTTGCCGTCGGCGACCGGCCCTACGGCGTCGCCTTCGCCGCCGGGCGGGCCTTTGTCAGCAATCAGTATGCCGGGACGGTCAGCGTGATCGCGCTCGACACGCTGGAACCGCTCGCCGAACTCGCGGTGGGCGACTACCCCGAGGGCATCGCCGCCACCTCGGACGGGCGTATCGCCGTGGCCAACTGGTTCGACAACACGCTCAGCCTGATCGACGCGCGATCGCTCGAGGTGGTCGCCGAATTGGACACCGCCGACGGCCCGCGCGCCTTCGGCGCCTTCATCCTCGCAACCGGTGACTGA
- a CDS encoding PQQ-dependent catabolism-associated CXXCW motif protein: protein MSGPGRVWLALAALVLCGPALAQVPEPEGYRMEEYRAPVPASLEGGTVVDVAQAHRLWETGAAAFIDVLPRPPKPDTLPEGTVWRDKPRDSIPGAIWLPNTGYGALGAPEEAYLRAGLAAASGGDLAHPLVFFCLADCWMSWNAAKRALSYGYASVSWLPVGTDGWAAAGYPLERVSPRQ from the coding sequence ATGTCGGGGCCGGGACGCGTCTGGCTGGCGCTGGCGGCGCTGGTCCTTTGCGGTCCGGCGCTCGCGCAGGTGCCCGAGCCCGAGGGCTACCGGATGGAGGAGTACCGCGCGCCGGTGCCCGCCTCCCTGGAGGGCGGCACGGTGGTCGATGTCGCGCAGGCGCATCGGCTCTGGGAGACGGGCGCGGCGGCTTTCATCGACGTGCTGCCGCGCCCCCCGAAGCCGGACACGCTGCCCGAGGGCACGGTCTGGCGCGACAAGCCGCGCGACAGCATTCCCGGGGCGATCTGGCTTCCCAACACCGGCTACGGGGCGCTCGGCGCGCCTGAGGAGGCCTATCTGCGCGCGGGGCTCGCGGCGGCGAGCGGCGGCGATCTTGCGCATCCGCTGGTGTTTTTCTGCCTCGCCGACTGCTGGATGAGTTGGAACGCGGCAAAGCGGGCGCTGAGCTATGGCTACGCGTCCGTTTCCTGGCTGCCCGTGGGGACAGACGGGTGGGCCGCGGCGGGATACCCGCTCGAGAGGGTCTCGCCGCGGCAGTGA